Proteins from one Sphingopyxis terrae subsp. terrae NBRC 15098 genomic window:
- a CDS encoding S10 family peptidase, with the protein MKFIAAAALALTLAGCTTAQSREPRAAAESPAPDEPMFTPTEVESRGSVEVGGVAIPYRAVAGTLIVHPRGWDDTVAIERKRNKDAAAEVPASEASMFYTAYFKEGAPAETRPITFLFNGGPGSPTLWLHMGAYGPQRVETPDLAHGSAPYRTVPNEHSLLDVSDLVFIDAPGTGFSRVAGKDKEKAWFGVDQDIHAFTVFVRDFLSKYGRWKSPKYLYGESYGTMRAAGMTLALQRQDIDLNGVILLSDILNWDLVPDDPQVNPGVDLPYIVSLPTYAATAWYHKRAGAGRELAPFLKEVEAFATGDYALALLKGNNLPDAERQAMAARLHGYTGLPVDYLLKTNLRIEYGALQKELLADKSETTGTLDTRFTGATLDPLSKTASYDPQGSAIGAAYTAAFNDYVRGTLGYGAGKHYEGGLDVYGSWDYKHQPPGAGQPLIALPNVLPDLAVAMKQNPKLKLLVTGGYFDISTPYFAGRYELAHLPVPKQLQANIAYKYYPSGHMVYVNPALLGEMHDDAAAFIRGTDGID; encoded by the coding sequence ATGAAATTCATCGCCGCCGCCGCGCTCGCGCTCACCCTCGCCGGCTGTACCACGGCGCAGTCGCGCGAACCGCGCGCAGCCGCCGAGAGTCCCGCCCCCGACGAACCGATGTTCACCCCCACCGAGGTCGAAAGCCGCGGTTCGGTGGAGGTCGGCGGCGTCGCCATCCCCTATCGCGCCGTCGCGGGCACGCTGATCGTCCACCCCAGGGGCTGGGACGACACCGTCGCCATCGAACGCAAGCGCAACAAGGATGCAGCCGCCGAGGTTCCGGCGTCCGAAGCCTCAATGTTCTACACCGCCTATTTCAAAGAGGGCGCGCCCGCCGAAACGCGGCCGATCACCTTTCTGTTCAACGGCGGGCCCGGATCGCCGACCTTGTGGCTCCACATGGGCGCCTATGGCCCCCAGCGCGTCGAAACCCCCGATCTTGCTCATGGCAGCGCGCCCTATCGCACAGTTCCCAACGAGCACAGCCTGCTCGACGTCTCCGACCTCGTCTTTATCGATGCCCCCGGCACCGGCTTCAGCCGCGTCGCCGGCAAGGACAAGGAAAAGGCATGGTTCGGCGTCGATCAGGATATCCACGCCTTCACGGTCTTCGTCCGCGATTTCCTGTCGAAATACGGCCGCTGGAAATCGCCCAAATATCTTTACGGCGAAAGCTATGGGACGATGCGCGCCGCCGGGATGACGCTGGCGCTGCAACGGCAGGACATCGACCTCAACGGCGTGATCCTGCTTTCGGACATTTTGAACTGGGATCTCGTTCCCGACGATCCGCAAGTCAATCCGGGGGTGGACCTTCCCTATATCGTCTCGCTGCCGACTTATGCCGCGACCGCCTGGTATCACAAGCGCGCGGGCGCGGGACGCGAGCTCGCGCCGTTTTTGAAAGAGGTCGAGGCCTTTGCGACCGGCGACTATGCGCTCGCGCTGCTCAAGGGCAATAACCTGCCCGATGCCGAACGACAGGCGATGGCGGCCAGGCTCCACGGATATACCGGCCTGCCGGTCGACTATCTGCTCAAGACCAATTTGCGCATCGAATATGGCGCGCTGCAAAAGGAGCTGCTCGCCGACAAGAGCGAAACCACCGGCACGCTCGACACCCGCTTCACCGGGGCAACGCTTGATCCCTTGAGCAAGACCGCATCCTACGATCCGCAGGGCAGCGCGATCGGCGCCGCCTACACCGCCGCGTTCAACGATTATGTCCGCGGCACCCTGGGCTATGGCGCAGGCAAGCATTATGAAGGCGGGCTCGATGTCTATGGCAGCTGGGATTACAAGCACCAGCCGCCCGGCGCCGGCCAGCCGCTGATCGCGCTCCCCAACGTCCTCCCCGACCTGGCGGTCGCGATGAAGCAGAATCCGAAGCTGAAGCTGCTGGTAACGGGCGGCTATTTCGACATTTCGACGCCCTATTTCGCCGGCCGCTACGAACTCGCGCACTTGCCCGTACCCAAGCAATTGCAGGCGAACATCGCCTATAAATATTACCCCTCGGGCCACATGGTTTACGTGAACCCCGCGCTGCTCGGCGAGATGCACGACGACGCCGCGGCCTTCATCCGCGGGACCGACGGGATCGATTAG
- a CDS encoding DMT family transporter, whose protein sequence is MRPDSPSPVIPFLIACAGIATFSAMDVLMKGLSIDIGAYNAVLWRTGAGTLFSGLLYLASRPAAWPDTATMKIHAVRALFVAGMAITFFWALARLPMAEAIALAFVAPLMTLYMAAIFLGEKIGPRSIAASLLGLVGVVVIVAGKLGQGQYEAEALLAVGAVFLSAIFYAYNLILARRQAKMAEPMEIAFYQNLFVTLFLGLGAPWFALPPGSAHAPHIVGAAILATISLLLLSWAYARAEAQILATTEYTGFLWAMMFGWYFYAEPVTLPTIAGALLIVAACLIVARKTPQLDPIEPAAA, encoded by the coding sequence ATGCGCCCCGATTCGCCCTCGCCCGTCATCCCCTTCCTGATCGCCTGCGCGGGGATCGCGACCTTTTCGGCGATGGATGTGCTGATGAAGGGGCTGTCGATCGACATCGGCGCCTATAATGCCGTGCTCTGGCGGACCGGCGCCGGCACCCTGTTTAGCGGCCTTCTCTACCTCGCCTCTCGACCGGCCGCCTGGCCCGATACCGCGACGATGAAGATCCACGCGGTGCGCGCGCTGTTCGTCGCGGGGATGGCAATCACCTTCTTCTGGGCGCTCGCGCGGTTGCCGATGGCCGAAGCGATCGCCCTTGCCTTCGTGGCGCCGCTGATGACGCTCTACATGGCGGCGATCTTCTTGGGAGAGAAGATCGGCCCGCGATCGATCGCCGCTTCGTTGCTCGGGCTGGTCGGCGTCGTGGTCATCGTCGCGGGCAAGCTCGGACAGGGGCAATATGAGGCGGAGGCGTTGCTCGCGGTCGGTGCGGTGTTCCTGTCGGCGATCTTCTATGCCTACAACCTCATCCTCGCGCGGCGGCAGGCCAAGATGGCCGAACCGATGGAAATCGCCTTCTACCAGAATCTGTTCGTCACCCTGTTCCTCGGCCTCGGCGCGCCGTGGTTCGCATTGCCGCCGGGCAGCGCCCATGCGCCGCACATCGTCGGCGCCGCGATTCTCGCGACGATCTCGCTGCTGCTCCTGAGCTGGGCCTATGCCCGCGCCGAGGCGCAGATCCTTGCGACTACCGAATATACCGGCTTCCTCTGGGCGATGATGTTCGGCTGGTATTTCTACGCCGAACCGGTGACGCTGCCGACCATCGCCGGCGCGCTGCTGATCGTCGCCGCCTGCCTGATCGTCGCGCGCAAGACCCCGCAGCTCGATCCGATCGAGCCGGCGGCTGCCTAG
- a CDS encoding L-threonylcarbamoyladenylate synthase — translation MAERQNESVATKVAPYGADAIARAAELVAAGRPVAVPTETVYGLAADARNPQAVARIYAAKGRPDFNPLIVHVPDLAAAERLGVFGATERALAAAFWPGPLTLVVPRTADCPVARIATAGLDTIALRVPEHRAMQALLAATGAPLAAPSANASGRVSPTKAEHVLASLDGRVALVIDDGATRAGVESTIARVKDGAAEMLRPGPVTAAMLGAASGLPVTGVAGPEIVAPGMLASHYAPGKPVRLGAHDFAADEYGIGFGALAGDYNLSAAGDLTEAAAHLFDALHAGAASAKPRIAVAAIPAEGLGAAINDRLARAAV, via the coding sequence ATGGCCGAGCGTCAAAACGAGAGTGTGGCAACAAAGGTCGCGCCCTACGGGGCCGATGCCATTGCGCGCGCTGCGGAGCTTGTCGCGGCAGGGCGGCCGGTCGCGGTGCCGACCGAGACCGTCTATGGGCTTGCCGCCGACGCGCGCAACCCGCAAGCCGTCGCGCGCATCTATGCCGCGAAGGGGCGCCCCGATTTCAACCCGCTGATCGTCCATGTCCCCGACTTGGCGGCGGCCGAGCGACTGGGCGTGTTCGGCGCGACCGAGCGGGCGCTCGCGGCGGCGTTCTGGCCGGGGCCGCTGACGCTGGTGGTGCCGCGCACGGCCGATTGTCCGGTGGCGCGTATCGCGACGGCGGGGCTCGATACCATCGCGCTGCGTGTGCCGGAACACCGCGCGATGCAGGCATTGCTCGCCGCGACTGGCGCGCCGCTCGCCGCGCCGAGCGCCAATGCGAGCGGCCGCGTGAGCCCGACCAAGGCGGAGCATGTGCTGGCGAGCCTCGACGGCCGGGTCGCGCTGGTGATCGACGACGGCGCGACGCGCGCCGGGGTCGAATCGACGATCGCGCGGGTGAAAGACGGCGCGGCCGAGATGCTGCGGCCGGGGCCGGTGACCGCCGCGATGCTGGGCGCGGCGAGCGGCCTGCCGGTGACGGGCGTTGCGGGACCGGAGATCGTCGCGCCGGGGATGCTCGCCAGCCATTATGCGCCAGGCAAGCCCGTGCGGCTGGGCGCACACGACTTCGCGGCGGACGAATATGGCATCGGCTTCGGCGCGCTGGCCGGCGACTATAATCTAAGCGCGGCGGGCGACCTGACCGAGGCTGCGGCGCATCTGTTCGATGCGCTGCACGCGGGGGCGGCGAGCGCGAAGCCGCGCATCGCGGTGGCGGCGATCCCGGCCGAAGGGCTGGGCGCGGCGATCAACGACCGGCTGGCGCGCGCGGCGGTCTAG
- a CDS encoding acyl-CoA dehydrogenase has translation MTYTAPTTEQLFVLQHIARIDAMAQHDRFAAATPDMVEAIVTGIGDFAAEVYAPLNRVGDVQNPIWQDGKVTMPPGFKEAYKQFVEAGWGSIDGPAAYGGQDLPFTLATVIIEALGSADMGFTLCNILTPGAIHALMAYGTEEQRQTWLPKLVTGEWNGTMNLTEPAAGSDVGALRSTAEKVTEGPNAGLYKIKGQKIFITFGEHDLTDNIVHLVLSRTPGAPEGTRGISLFLVPKYRLDDAGNPTISNGVHCASIEHKLGIHGSPTAVMVYGEGEDCLGEIVGDEMGGMKAMFVMMNNARLMVGCQGVQIAERATQQAQRYAAERVQSSLAGSADRTPVTIEHHPDVKRMLWRMRAQTEAARALIYYASAQTDFGKLGDEAAALRAEVLIPLAKAHATDIGCEVASLGVQVHGGMGFIEETGAAQHYRDARIAPIYEGTNGIQAADLVGRKLGMAGGEGVRSLLADITHGAAGHPELADLAAACTAVTDWLEQANAPDRLAGSYPYLTMLATATCGWLMAVEQQGARAALDAGDSDTAFLEAKIASTRFYLQQIVPAATGLAPSALAGDAALEPLPRLG, from the coding sequence ATGACCTATACGGCGCCGACCACCGAACAGCTCTTTGTCCTCCAGCATATCGCGCGCATCGATGCGATGGCGCAGCACGACCGCTTTGCCGCGGCGACTCCCGACATGGTCGAGGCGATCGTCACCGGCATCGGCGACTTCGCGGCCGAGGTCTATGCGCCGCTCAACCGCGTCGGCGACGTCCAGAACCCGATATGGCAGGACGGCAAGGTCACGATGCCCCCGGGCTTCAAGGAAGCCTATAAGCAGTTCGTCGAGGCCGGCTGGGGCAGCATCGACGGCCCCGCCGCCTATGGCGGACAGGATCTGCCCTTCACCCTCGCGACGGTGATCATTGAGGCGCTGGGCAGCGCCGACATGGGCTTCACCCTTTGCAACATCCTGACCCCCGGCGCGATCCACGCGCTGATGGCCTATGGTACCGAGGAGCAGCGCCAGACCTGGCTGCCTAAGCTCGTCACCGGCGAATGGAACGGGACGATGAACCTGACCGAGCCTGCCGCGGGCAGCGACGTCGGCGCGCTGCGCTCGACCGCGGAAAAGGTTACCGAAGGCCCCAATGCGGGCCTCTACAAGATCAAGGGCCAGAAAATCTTCATCACCTTCGGCGAGCATGACCTCACCGACAATATCGTCCACCTCGTTCTCTCCCGCACACCCGGTGCGCCCGAAGGAACGCGCGGCATCTCGCTCTTCCTCGTGCCCAAATACCGCCTCGACGACGCCGGCAATCCCACCATCTCGAACGGCGTCCATTGCGCCTCGATCGAGCACAAGCTCGGCATCCACGGCTCGCCCACAGCGGTGATGGTCTATGGCGAGGGTGAGGATTGCCTAGGCGAGATCGTCGGCGACGAGATGGGCGGTATGAAGGCGATGTTCGTGATGATGAACAACGCGCGCCTGATGGTCGGCTGCCAGGGCGTCCAGATCGCCGAGCGCGCGACGCAGCAGGCGCAGCGCTACGCCGCCGAGCGCGTCCAGTCATCGCTCGCAGGCAGCGCCGACCGCACCCCAGTCACGATCGAGCACCACCCCGACGTCAAGCGCATGCTGTGGCGGATGCGCGCCCAGACCGAGGCGGCGCGCGCGCTCATCTATTATGCGTCGGCACAGACCGATTTCGGCAAACTCGGCGACGAAGCCGCCGCGCTGCGCGCCGAAGTCCTCATTCCGCTGGCAAAGGCGCACGCAACTGACATCGGCTGCGAGGTCGCCAGCCTCGGCGTGCAGGTGCATGGCGGCATGGGCTTCATCGAGGAAACCGGCGCCGCGCAGCATTATCGCGACGCGCGCATCGCGCCGATCTATGAAGGCACCAACGGCATCCAGGCCGCCGACCTCGTCGGGCGCAAGCTCGGGATGGCGGGCGGCGAAGGCGTGCGCAGCCTGCTCGCCGACATCACGCACGGCGCCGCCGGCCATCCCGAACTCGCCGACCTTGCCGCGGCATGCACCGCGGTCACCGACTGGCTCGAACAGGCGAACGCGCCCGACCGGCTCGCGGGCAGCTACCCCTATCTCACCATGCTCGCGACCGCGACCTGCGGCTGGCTGATGGCCGTCGAGCAGCAGGGCGCGCGCGCCGCGCTCGACGCGGGCGATAGCGATACCGCCTTCCTCGAAGCGAAAATCGCCTCGACGCGCTTCTATCTGCAACAGATCGTCCCCGCGGCCACCGGCCTCGCGCCCTCGGCGCTCGCCGGCGACGCCGCGCTGGAGCCACTGCCGCGCCTTGGTTGA
- a CDS encoding EAL domain-containing protein, with translation MPVKVKSLFISWRTIALALLLSVAAGLSSIAEPVDRILESAVGAVAWRPVSGDIVVVALDDRTIEKYGRDDFSVGRHAQVIDAVDRAGANRLFVDFTYERRRNDRDLPLLTNAVKRMHDRIILAAATKSVRGTTAELNKLPGPAFGNEFQVGVIGWEFAFWQVWRIPAAVTVDGRLMPSFSAMMAHYHPLAASVYALDYSYNVDSIPTYSAADLLSGKVGRRELAGKDVIFAATAEAFQDIHYLPGKDRVPGAYVHVVGAETLKRGTPFDIGWTPAFALAAIALITALSLRQTRWYNLAVAATVSALIVGKFVLMTMLISSSIGAGLFFVATVTANVSRSRRRRSAQRENPLSGLPNFEALRTQQSFGSATVISAKVVNFEDLAAFIPGEGLSKLVGQVTRRLQLASQGTTLYHDLDGTFAWLVPYYQHSQIETQLMGLAALFNAPLTIDELKVDVSMAFGVNDEFEGSNAQRLAAALVAAEKSIRSRVLWTKYTPQQKDDAGWQLSFHSQLEDALNAGDIWVAFQPQYQIATRQLVGVEALVRWTHPTRGPISPDEFIVQAEKSQDIYRLTLFVMDQAIRSAAQLQKLGTEIHMSVNLSATLLDHKDLVSTIRVMLSAHHLPPERLTIEITETAQIENSLQARQTLAQIRRAGMRLSIDDYGTGQSNLEYLTEIEADEIKIDKRFVMTMRDSQRNLEVVKSTIDLAHRLGATAVAEGIEDAQTMALLDQLGCDIGQGYLLGKPQLISDLLASLSTPSDSRRA, from the coding sequence GTGCCAGTTAAGGTCAAGAGCCTTTTCATCAGTTGGCGAACGATCGCGCTGGCGCTGTTGCTCAGCGTGGCCGCGGGCCTGTCGTCGATCGCCGAACCCGTCGACCGCATCCTAGAAAGCGCCGTCGGTGCTGTCGCTTGGCGCCCAGTGTCGGGCGACATCGTCGTCGTCGCCCTCGACGACCGGACAATCGAAAAATATGGCCGTGACGATTTTTCAGTCGGACGCCACGCTCAAGTCATTGATGCAGTCGACCGGGCCGGCGCCAACCGGCTGTTTGTCGACTTTACCTACGAACGGCGCCGCAACGATCGCGACCTTCCGCTGCTTACCAATGCCGTAAAACGAATGCATGACCGTATCATCCTTGCCGCGGCCACAAAATCGGTCCGCGGGACGACGGCCGAGCTGAATAAACTGCCTGGTCCAGCATTCGGAAATGAATTTCAGGTTGGCGTTATAGGCTGGGAATTCGCGTTTTGGCAGGTCTGGCGAATTCCTGCGGCGGTAACGGTCGACGGGCGGTTGATGCCCAGCTTTTCGGCAATGATGGCGCATTATCATCCTCTTGCCGCGAGCGTCTATGCGCTCGACTATTCGTACAATGTCGATTCCATTCCGACCTACAGCGCGGCTGACCTGCTTTCGGGCAAGGTCGGCAGGCGCGAACTGGCGGGCAAGGATGTCATCTTTGCCGCGACAGCCGAAGCATTTCAGGACATCCATTATCTGCCCGGCAAAGATCGCGTGCCCGGCGCCTATGTTCATGTCGTCGGCGCCGAAACATTGAAGCGCGGCACGCCGTTCGACATCGGTTGGACGCCGGCCTTCGCGCTCGCCGCCATCGCCCTTATCACCGCCTTGTCACTACGCCAGACGCGGTGGTACAATCTTGCAGTCGCCGCCACGGTTTCGGCGTTGATCGTTGGCAAGTTTGTTTTGATGACGATGCTGATCAGCAGTTCGATTGGTGCTGGCCTGTTTTTCGTTGCGACTGTTACTGCCAATGTTTCGCGGTCGAGGCGTCGCCGGTCGGCGCAGCGTGAGAATCCTTTGTCCGGCTTGCCCAATTTCGAGGCACTGCGCACCCAGCAGTCTTTCGGCAGTGCGACCGTAATATCCGCTAAGGTCGTAAATTTCGAAGACCTTGCCGCCTTCATTCCAGGCGAGGGACTGAGCAAGCTCGTCGGGCAGGTGACCCGCCGGCTTCAGCTCGCATCGCAAGGAACCACCCTCTATCACGATCTCGACGGCACCTTCGCGTGGCTCGTCCCCTATTATCAGCACAGCCAGATCGAGACGCAACTCATGGGGCTCGCCGCGCTGTTCAACGCGCCGCTGACGATCGACGAGTTGAAGGTCGACGTGTCGATGGCTTTCGGGGTCAATGACGAGTTCGAAGGCTCGAACGCGCAGCGTCTCGCCGCCGCGCTCGTCGCCGCCGAAAAATCGATCCGCAGCCGCGTCCTGTGGACCAAATATACGCCGCAGCAAAAAGACGATGCGGGTTGGCAGCTCAGCTTCCACTCGCAGCTCGAGGATGCGCTGAATGCTGGCGACATCTGGGTCGCCTTCCAGCCGCAATATCAAATCGCGACGCGGCAGCTCGTCGGGGTCGAGGCGCTCGTGCGCTGGACGCACCCCACGCGCGGACCGATCTCGCCCGACGAATTCATCGTCCAGGCCGAAAAGAGCCAGGACATCTATCGCCTGACCCTGTTCGTCATGGACCAGGCGATCCGTTCGGCGGCGCAGTTGCAGAAACTCGGCACCGAAATTCACATGTCGGTTAATCTCTCTGCGACCCTACTCGATCACAAGGATCTCGTCTCGACGATCCGCGTCATGCTTAGCGCGCATCATCTGCCGCCCGAACGGCTGACCATCGAAATCACCGAAACCGCGCAGATCGAAAACAGCCTCCAGGCGCGTCAGACGCTCGCGCAGATCCGCCGCGCCGGCATGCGCCTGTCGATCGACGACTATGGCACGGGGCAGTCAAACCTCGAATATCTGACCGAAATCGAGGCTGACGAGATCAAGATCGACAAGCGATTCGTCATGACCATGCGCGATTCGCAGCGCAACCTCGAAGTGGTCAAATCGACCATCGATCTCGCCCACCGCCTGGGCGCCACCGCAGTCGCCGAAGGCATCGAAGATGCGCAGACAATGGCGCTCCTCGACCAGCTTGGCTGCGATATCGGCCAGGGCTATCTGCTTGGCAAACCACAGCTAATTAGCGACCTGCTCGCCAGCCTCTCCACCCCCTCCGACAGCCGCCGCGCCTAA
- a CDS encoding ribonucleoside-diphosphate reductase subunit alpha produces the protein MDFRETERVETSDVATVELTKNDAPAAPESGAESKAAAPAAKLNDSSEPKVHARRFEVVTDSSRDSLLTDFGKETLQDRYLLPGESYQDLFARVASAYADDAEHAQRLYDYISKLWFMPATPVLSNGGTGRGLPISCYLNSVDDSLEGIVGTWNENVWLASRGGGIGTYWGAVRGIGEPVGLNGKTSGIIPFVRVMDSLTLAISQGSLRRGSAACYLDISHPEIEEFLEVRKPSGDFNRKALNLHHGVLITDEFMEAVRDGKEFNLRSPKDQSVRGTVDARSLFQKLVETRLATGEPYIIFIDQVNRMMPKHHRDLGLKVSTSNLCSEITLPTGRDHLGNDRTAVCCLSSLNLETWDEWNGDKRFIEDVMRMLDNVLQDYIDRAPPEMARAKYSASRERSVGLGVMGFHSFLQARGLPFEGAMAKSSNLRIFKHIRAQVDQASMLLANERGPCPDAADQGVMERFSCKMAIAPTASISIICGGTSACIEPIPANIYTHKTLSGSFSIRNPHLEALLVDKAKNSDNIWNSILERGGSVQHLDFLTQDEKDVFKTSFEIDQRWLLELAADRTPYIDQAASLNLFIPADVEKWDLLMLHYRAWELGIKSLYYLRSKSVQRAGFAGGVEADNTPEAAKFELSAESTDYDECLACQ, from the coding sequence ATGGATTTTCGCGAGACCGAACGGGTGGAGACAAGCGACGTGGCGACGGTGGAACTGACAAAGAATGACGCTCCGGCAGCGCCCGAATCGGGTGCCGAATCAAAGGCTGCGGCACCCGCCGCAAAGCTCAACGATTCGTCGGAGCCCAAGGTGCATGCGCGCCGATTCGAGGTCGTCACTGATTCGTCGCGCGATTCGCTGCTGACCGATTTCGGCAAGGAAACCTTGCAGGACCGTTATCTGCTCCCCGGCGAATCCTATCAGGATCTCTTTGCCCGCGTCGCCTCGGCCTATGCCGATGATGCCGAGCATGCGCAGCGCCTCTACGACTATATCTCGAAGCTGTGGTTCATGCCCGCGACCCCCGTTCTTTCGAACGGCGGCACCGGCCGCGGCCTGCCGATCAGCTGCTACCTCAATTCGGTCGACGACAGCCTCGAAGGGATCGTCGGCACTTGGAACGAGAATGTCTGGCTCGCGTCGCGCGGCGGCGGCATCGGCACCTATTGGGGCGCGGTGCGCGGCATCGGTGAACCCGTGGGCCTCAACGGCAAGACCAGCGGTATCATCCCCTTCGTCCGCGTGATGGACTCGCTCACCCTCGCCATCTCGCAGGGCAGCCTTCGCCGCGGCTCGGCCGCCTGCTATCTCGACATCTCGCACCCCGAGATCGAGGAGTTCCTCGAGGTCCGCAAGCCGTCGGGCGACTTCAACCGCAAGGCGCTGAACCTCCACCACGGCGTCCTCATCACCGACGAATTCATGGAAGCGGTGCGCGACGGCAAGGAATTCAACCTCCGCTCGCCCAAGGACCAGAGCGTCCGCGGCACCGTCGACGCGCGCAGCCTGTTCCAGAAGCTCGTCGAGACGCGCCTCGCGACGGGCGAGCCCTACATCATCTTCATCGACCAGGTGAACCGCATGATGCCCAAGCATCATCGCGATCTCGGGCTCAAGGTGTCGACCTCGAACCTCTGCTCGGAAATCACGCTGCCGACGGGCCGCGACCATCTCGGCAACGATCGCACCGCGGTCTGCTGCCTCTCGTCGCTCAACCTCGAAACCTGGGACGAGTGGAACGGCGACAAGCGCTTCATCGAAGATGTCATGCGCATGCTCGACAATGTCCTCCAAGACTATATCGACCGCGCGCCGCCCGAAATGGCGCGCGCCAAATATAGCGCCAGCCGCGAACGCTCGGTCGGCCTCGGCGTCATGGGCTTCCACAGCTTCCTCCAGGCGCGCGGCCTGCCGTTCGAGGGGGCGATGGCGAAGTCGTCGAACCTGCGTATCTTCAAGCATATCCGCGCGCAGGTCGATCAGGCGTCGATGCTGCTCGCCAACGAGCGCGGCCCCTGCCCCGACGCCGCCGACCAGGGCGTGATGGAGCGTTTTTCGTGCAAGATGGCGATCGCGCCGACCGCGTCGATCAGCATCATCTGCGGCGGCACCAGCGCGTGTATCGAGCCGATCCCGGCGAACATCTACACGCATAAGACGCTCTCGGGCAGCTTCTCGATCCGCAACCCGCACCTCGAAGCCCTGCTCGTCGACAAGGCGAAGAACAGCGACAATATCTGGAACTCGATCCTCGAGCGCGGCGGCAGCGTCCAGCACCTCGACTTCCTGACGCAGGACGAAAAGGATGTGTTCAAGACGAGCTTCGAGATCGACCAGCGCTGGCTGCTCGAACTCGCCGCCGACCGCACGCCCTATATCGACCAGGCGGCGTCGCTGAACCTGTTCATCCCGGCGGACGTCGAGAAATGGGATCTGCTCATGCTCCACTACCGCGCGTGGGAACTCGGCATCAAATCGCTCTATTATCTCCGCTCGAAATCGGTCCAGCGCGCCGGCTTCGCGGGCGGGGTCGAGGCCGACAACACGCCCGAGGCGGCGAAGTTCGAGCTTTCGGCCGAGAGCACCGATTATGACGAGTGTCTGGCCTGCCAATAA
- a CDS encoding SPFH domain-containing protein yields the protein MNKNAGCTLAAVGAAIILLLVFLIGYPQYRVYSQRLAGEAALAEAQSSRQVAILEARAKKESAISLADAEVIRAKGAAQANAILQNSLGGPEGYLRYLQIQALEGTKASLIYVPTEAGLPVTESRRLDQ from the coding sequence ATGAACAAGAATGCGGGTTGTACCCTCGCGGCGGTCGGAGCAGCGATCATTCTACTGCTCGTCTTCCTGATCGGCTATCCGCAGTATCGCGTCTATTCGCAACGCCTGGCGGGCGAGGCGGCGCTAGCCGAGGCGCAATCCTCGCGCCAAGTCGCAATACTTGAAGCTCGCGCAAAAAAGGAAAGCGCCATCTCGCTCGCCGATGCTGAGGTTATTCGTGCCAAGGGCGCCGCTCAGGCCAACGCTATCCTGCAGAACAGCCTTGGTGGCCCCGAGGGGTATCTGCGCTACCTTCAAATTCAGGCGCTCGAAGGGACCAAGGCCAGCCTGATCTATGTTCCGACCGAGGCGGGTTTGCCCGTCACCGAGTCACGTCGTCTTGACCAATAA
- a CDS encoding ribonucleotide-diphosphate reductase subunit beta gives MPLLEARKTYKPFEYPWAYDFWKRQQQIHWMPEEVPLGEDCRDWAQKISDHERNLLTQIFRFFTQADVEVQDCYHDKYGRVFKPTEVKMMLTAFSNMETVHIAAYSHLLDTIGMPESEYGMFLEYDEMRAKHDYLGTFGVDSDEDIARTLAMFGGFTEGLQLFASFAMLMNFPRFNKMKGMGQIVSWSVRDESLHCEGITRLFHAFVKERDCLTKTVKEDIIDCCQKTVRLEDAFIDLAFEQGPVPGMTPKEIKRYIRYIADWRLGQLGFQPIYMIDEHPLPWLAPLLNGVEHANFFETRATEYSKAATRGDWNTVWTSFDSRKKAKANDDPAAASSDDGGDDMFKQAGIAAE, from the coding sequence ATGCCATTGCTCGAAGCCCGCAAAACCTACAAGCCCTTCGAATATCCCTGGGCCTATGATTTCTGGAAGCGCCAGCAGCAGATCCACTGGATGCCCGAGGAAGTGCCGCTGGGCGAGGATTGCCGCGACTGGGCGCAGAAGATCAGCGACCATGAACGCAATCTGCTCACCCAGATCTTCCGCTTCTTCACCCAGGCCGATGTCGAGGTGCAGGATTGCTACCACGACAAGTACGGCCGCGTGTTCAAGCCGACCGAGGTCAAGATGATGCTGACCGCGTTCAGCAACATGGAAACCGTTCACATCGCCGCTTATTCGCACCTGCTCGACACGATCGGCATGCCCGAAAGCGAATATGGCATGTTCCTCGAATATGACGAGATGCGCGCCAAGCACGACTATCTCGGCACCTTCGGCGTCGACAGCGACGAGGATATTGCGCGCACGCTCGCGATGTTCGGCGGCTTTACCGAGGGGCTGCAGCTGTTCGCCAGCTTCGCGATGCTGATGAACTTCCCGCGCTTCAACAAGATGAAGGGCATGGGCCAGATCGTCAGCTGGTCGGTGCGCGACGAAAGCCTGCACTGCGAAGGCATCACGCGCCTGTTCCACGCCTTCGTCAAGGAACGCGACTGCCTGACCAAGACGGTGAAGGAAGACATCATCGATTGCTGCCAGAAGACCGTGCGGCTCGAGGATGCGTTCATCGACCTTGCCTTCGAACAGGGCCCGGTTCCCGGCATGACGCCCAAAGAGATCAAGCGCTACATCCGCTACATCGCCGACTGGCGCCTGGGACAGCTCGGTTTCCAGCCGATCTACATGATCGACGAACACCCGCTGCCCTGGCTCGCCCCGCTGCTGAACGGCGTCGAGCATGCCAATTTCTTCGAAACGCGCGCCACCGAATATTCGAAGGCCGCGACGCGCGGCGACTGGAACACCGTGTGGACCAGCTTCGACAGCCGCAAGAAGGCCAAGGCGAACGACGACCCGGCCGCCGCGAGCAGTGACGATGGCGGCGACGACATGTTCAAACAGGCCGGCATCGCCGCGGAGTAA